TGGAGACGCACGCGCTGGGAGCCGGGGACTTCATCTACATCCCCGCCGGCCACTGGCACATGGCCCAGACGACCGAGCAGGAGGCGCTGTCAATCTCCATCGGGCTGATGGCGCCCACGCTGCTGGACGTGCTCGACGCGGTGCGCGCCACGCTGGCCAGCAACCCCGTGTGGCGGCGTCGCCTGCCCGCGCTCGGGTATGCGTCGGACCTGGATGACCTGCGGAAGCTGGAGGTCCTCCGCACGCTCTTCACGGAGCTGGGCGGTGAGCTGGGCCGCGCCCTGTCGGACCCGGGCCTTCCGCTGCGGTTCCTCGCACAGACGGCGCGGTACTACCTCCGCGCCGCTGGGCTCCGGGGCGGCGACCGGCGCTGATGGGCTCTCGCGGCCCGCCCGCTCGCGCTTGCCGAATGGCCGGCCGCAGGTCCCTGTTCGGAAATGTCGGGGGTTTTGCGCCGAAAATGTCCCGACATTTCCGAACAGTGTGCCGGTGGAGCCTCGAGTCCCTCCCCAGCCCCACACCTTGACAGCTCTGCCCGGGTGGCAAGGTTGAGGCTGAATGCTCCGGGCACCGCACCACCTGCTGCGCGGCTTGCGACTGCTGATGGCGTGCCTCGCGCTCGCCCTCGGCGGTACGCCCGCGCATGCCGTGCCGCGCCCGGACGCCCCCGTGGCCGTCCTGCTGGCCGGACGGCTGTCCGCCCCGCTTCGTGAGCAGCGCGTCCAGGTAGCCCCCGTGAGGGTGGAGCCCCTCCGGCTCGTGGTGTCCGTCTCCTCGACGGTGCCCGCTCCGGCCACGGACGCCCGCTCCGCGTCTCGCCGCCTCTTCCTCCTCCATCGCGCGCTCCTGCGCTGAGCCGCTCCGGAAGCAGCTCGTCTCCGGAACCCCTCTCAGCCCCAGGAGTCCACCATGCAGCCCGCTGCCACGGGTGTGCGCGCTCGCGCGCGTGCCCTGCTGAAGTTCGTCGTCCGCCTCGTCCGTCTCGTCTTCATCCTCATCCTCGTCGCCCTGCCCATCCCCATGGCGCCGCTCGTCACGGCGCTGCTCAGGCCCTTCCGGCGCAACCTGCCGGCGGAGGTCCTCCGCAAGAAGTGAGCGAGAGCGGGACTCTCAGCGGAGTTGCCAGGCTCACCGCGCGTGCCCTGGCCCCTCGTCGTCGCCACGCTCCTGCGCCTGTCGGGCCGTACCGCCCCAGTCCCCGGGGTGTTTCACGGGAATACCCGCGCAGTCGTGGCAGTCTTGCGCGCCATGCGACTCCCCCACGCACTGACCCTGGCCGTCACGGTCTTCGCCACGCTCGCGGCGCATGCCGCGGCCCCCGCCCCCACCCTGCCCCCGGGCTACTGGCCCGAGGAGAAGGTGGCGGAGATTCTCGCCAAGACGGAGGAGGTGCGCCTGGCGCCCGACCTCTCGCGCCTCTCCGCCGATGAGCAGGCGGCGGTGAAGGACCTGCTGGAGGTCGGCCAGCTCCTCCAGGAGCTCTATGAAACTTCGCGCCACCACCAGGCGCTCCAGGCCCACGCGAAGCTCCAGGCGCTGGACAAGAAGCTGGGCAGTCCCAAGCGCACGCAGGACCTGCTCACGCTGTACCGCCTGTACCAGGGCCCCATCTCCAGCACGCTGACCAACGCGCGCGAGGCCTTCCTGCCCGTGGACCCGCAGGTGCCCGCGCGCAACGTCTACCCGCCGGACGCCACCCGCGCCGAGGTGGACGCCTTCCTCGCCGCCCACCCCGACCAGCGCGACGCCCTGCTGCACGAGCTGACGGTGGTGCGCCGCGCCACCGCCGCCAACCTGCGCCAGGACCTCAAGGTGCTCCAGGCCCACCCGGTGCTGGACACGCTGCACCCCGGCCTGAAGCAGCGGCTCCAGGCCCGCGCGAAGCAGCCGGACGCGAAGGTGCTGTACGCGGTGCCCTACGCCGTGGCCTACGGCCCGGAGCTGGTGAAGGCCTACGGCCTGCTCATGCGCGCGGCGGAGCGCCTGGAGCCGGGCGACGAGGAGCTCGCCCGCTACCTGCGCAACCGCGCCAGGGACTTCCTCAGCAACGACTACGAGAGCGGCGACGCGTCCTGGGTGACGGGCCGCTTCCGGCGGCTCAACGTGCAGGTGGGCGCGTACGAGACGTACGACGACGCGCTCTACGGGGTGAAGGCCTTCCACTCGCTGTCGGTGCTGCTGCTGAACGAGCCGGCGACGCAGACGCTGCGGCAGCGGCTGGGCGGCCTCCAGGCGGTGGAGGACGCGCTGCCGTACCCCGCGAAGAAGCGCGTGCGCGAGGACATCCCGGTGGGCGTGTACGAGGTGGTGGCGGACTTCGGCCAGGCGCGCGGCACCAACACGGCGAGCATCCTGCCCAACGACCCGCTCTACTCGCGCCGCTACGGCCGCACCATCCTGCTGCGCGAGAACATCATGAAGAACACGGAGCTGTTCGCCTCCGACGAGCGCGTGTGGCGCACGGCCACGGCGGACGTGCACGCGAAGGACCTCACGTCCGAGGGCAACTTCCAGCGCACGCTCTGGCACGAGGTGGGGCACTACCTGGGCCCGGACCGCGACGTGAAGGGCCGCACCCTGGACGTCGCGCTGGAGGACTACGCGGACGCCATGGAGGAGATGAAGGCCGACCTGGTCAGCCTCTTCGCGCTGCACTCCTTCCAGAAGAACGGCTCACTGGACGCGGCCACCCTGCGCACGGTGCAGGCGTCGGGCATCCGCCGCACGCTGCAGAACGTGCGCCCGCGCGAGGACCAGCCGTACCAGCGCATGCAGCTGGTGCAGTTCAACTGGTTCCTGGAGCGCGGCCTCATCAAGGCGGACCCGCAGACGGCGCGGCTCAGCATCGACTACACCAGGTACGCAGACACGGTGTCGTCGCTGCTCAAGGAGGTGGTCGCGCTCCAGCACTCGGGTGACAGGGCGGCCACGGCGAAGTTCTTCGAGCGCTGGAGCACGTGGACGCCCGAGCTGCACGACAAGCTCGCCGCCCGCATCCGCGAGGCCCAGGGCGCGCGCTTCCGCGTGGTGCGCTACGGGGCGCTCGAAGAGAAGTGAGGCGTCAGCCCAGGCTCCGGAGCGCGCGCTGGAACTCCACCGAGTGGAACCGCGCCTCCGGACGCTGGCCAAGCTGTCGCAGCAGCACGTGGATCCGGAGGACCGACGGGCCGTCCGGGTCGGACTCCATGCCTTCGAGGGACCAGCGGCGGAACCCGTAGCGTCCGCCCCGGAGGGAGAGCTCGTCCGCGAAGTCCAGGTTG
This DNA window, taken from Pyxidicoccus xibeiensis, encodes the following:
- a CDS encoding NUDIX hydrolase is translated as MRLPHALTLAVTVFATLAAHAAAPAPTLPPGYWPEEKVAEILAKTEEVRLAPDLSRLSADEQAAVKDLLEVGQLLQELYETSRHHQALQAHAKLQALDKKLGSPKRTQDLLTLYRLYQGPISSTLTNAREAFLPVDPQVPARNVYPPDATRAEVDAFLAAHPDQRDALLHELTVVRRATAANLRQDLKVLQAHPVLDTLHPGLKQRLQARAKQPDAKVLYAVPYAVAYGPELVKAYGLLMRAAERLEPGDEELARYLRNRARDFLSNDYESGDASWVTGRFRRLNVQVGAYETYDDALYGVKAFHSLSVLLLNEPATQTLRQRLGGLQAVEDALPYPAKKRVREDIPVGVYEVVADFGQARGTNTASILPNDPLYSRRYGRTILLRENIMKNTELFASDERVWRTATADVHAKDLTSEGNFQRTLWHEVGHYLGPDRDVKGRTLDVALEDYADAMEEMKADLVSLFALHSFQKNGSLDAATLRTVQASGIRRTLQNVRPREDQPYQRMQLVQFNWFLERGLIKADPQTARLSIDYTRYADTVSSLLKEVVALQHSGDRAATAKFFERWSTWTPELHDKLAARIREAQGARFRVVRYGALEEK